CTTCTTTAAATTCATTTGATGTTTAGCTGATCTAATCATTTGGTGGGCTGGGTTCAGGTTGAAATTTGATTTATGCCTGAGCTTGGCTTGAAAATCTATGCGAAGTATTTTGACTAAGCCAGCGAATAGAAATGAACATATGAAATACACACTTTCATTTGATGGGCAGGCTGGGCCTGTTAAAAAAAATCCCAGCCTGAGTAATTGACTGAGCCTTTGTGGTCTGGGGACTTATTGCTTAAGCTGGACCCTTTTATGGTTTGGATCAGGTGTGACCCTAGGCCTGTGATGAGGTCTATTTCTCACTGGCCAAACAACTTAGTTACTTAATATTGACTCCTTAAAGGCAGTCACAAAGTTTCTGTTATTCTAAATTGCTATTGTTATAGGCTCAGTAATTTTGTCTGCATTCTGCAAAGCTATATGGAGACAGTTTAATCAGCTACACCATTATTGGGTGCTTCACATTTGTTTTTGAGGAAAGACTCAAGAGAGATGTAGCAATTGGTTTGCTTCAGATCAGTTTTGATAATTAGTCTTCCATTCTCATGCTCTTTGCTATTTTTTTGGCAGTTATGACTTGTTTCTTTTAGATGTACTAAGGTTGTTTCTTGTTACAGTTTTTGTAATATAGGCTTGCTCAAATGCTAAATTTTATGCTCTGTACCAATGAATAAACTCCATAAACTATCTGCAGATTGGGGTCCTTTGGTTGATGTTGTCGGTTATTGTTTCTTAAACCTTGGGTCGAAGTACAAGCCTAAGGAAGAATTCAATGAATGGATTCAGAAAGGAACAAAGCCCATATATATTGGGTTTGGGAGCATGGTATGTTGATTTCCCAAGGACAGTTGTAGTTATCATATTTGATGTTATTTATTCTTTCTTTAGTTTCTTATGTCTCATGATGTAACCTAACCATTTGTCACTTTCTTTTCTGCAGATTtttgtagcattttgtattttttcttttaatatataatttctgTTGCATTGACTGTTAATTCTCCGGGGCATTTTTTGGATTATTGAAGTCTGGCAGGGGAGGAGTTTGGCATATCTCTGAGCTTGATTAATTATAGTTAATTTACCTAGTTTCTCAGTTTACGGTGAACAAAATCAATTGCTCATATTTTTGCACAGTTTATATGGGTACACAATTCACTTTTAATGCATTGCATACCTATGAGAATGCTATTAGGCTATTCTGGAATAAAAAATGGTAATTCCTTTGCTGTGCTAACTTGGTAATTTAGCTAAGTTTCTTATGAAAGTTCTCAATTGATGCCTTTTTTTTTCactgtttgtaaaaaagaaagaTATTAAGCAAAGTTGGCATCTTTACTACTACGGTGTACTGTTTTCTATAGTTTCATTTGAACATCTTCCTCTCTTTGCTTTGACTGGATACCAGAACTATGCAACTAAATTGGTAGATGGTGATTCTTCTTGCCATTTGTGCTTGTAATACAATCCATAGTGTTATTGAAACTGGTGGTATGTTTGCATCAATCAGGCCGAGTTACACAGTATATGTGATTGTGGCATATTGATTTTCTTTGCCCGCCCAATACTTTGCATGCTTATCAGTCCATCTGTCAACACTGAATTCTACTTTGTGATTTTTTTTGTATTTGGCAGATAAAATTTGTTTTTTCATCATGAATCTTTGGAGAGGATCTAATTGAATCTGTTACTTGTTATTTGTTAAGCCTCTTGAAGATCCCAAGAAAACTACGGACATAATAATGGAAGCATTAAAAGATACTGGGCAAAGAGGAATAATTGACCGAGGTTGGGGAGATCTAGGGAATTGTGAGTATATATATTCTGTTTTTATTTTGCACTTTTTAGGCCTTTGGGTGTTTTGCAAATTCTGATCACTTGGACAAATAAACAAATCCTTCATGTTAGTTGCTGGTTTAGTTTCAATCATATCAGTTCATACATATGTGCCTTTGTTGTGCCACAAGGGCGTGCTTTGCTGCTACTTACCTGCAGAGATACTCCTTTTTCCCTATTATTTACCTttattttgtgagtaattatTTGTTTAGAAAtgtattcaaaataaaaaaacaagATTGCTCTAAAGAAGGCAATTAGAGACTTCTAAACAAATATTGTAAACAAAAATTGCTTGAGTAATATTTTGAGTACTTTCATCTTTTGTAGATTTTGATACTGTCCAAGATGTAGCAAGTTAGACAATGCCTATAATCCACATAGCAATCACCATTAATGGGGGTTCTTTAATTGTTTTGAAACATTTGCCTTCATAAAATCGATTGACAAGGTTTGGCATGTTCCATGGATGGATAAAAATGCACTCAGGTTTATTAGTAACTCCTTGTACAGTAGTTACGTTGCTTTCAAAATCTCATTTTGATCTATCATCAAAAGTGAAAATAATGAATTGGAATATGAGAAATGGTTTTATAATTTTGTATCACAAAAATTATCCATTTTCTAATTGTTTAAGAAGAAAGAATAAAATGTGGATAATTTCATTGTGAACATTTGATCCTCTTCCATGCTGCCAAAAACTTTGCAATTGTTACATCTATGCACTAGCAAATAGGAAACTTATCactcataaaaaaatttagaCATTATTTTTCGttctatataattaaaaaaaagaggATTCACTTTGTTATAGGATAAGGTTCCTCCAGATAAGAGATGAATGAAGCAAGGAATGATGAATTTGAAAGCAAATTCTGCTGACAAACCTCAGAAGTTGCACTTGGTTTAGTGAATTGGAAAGTAAAGCTCCATCTTTTCCTGTGTTTGCTGCACTTTTTGGGTAGATGTGTTTCTGTCATGTTCAGTCCTTCAGtcattttttttgttttcttcttcttccctagaCAAAATATGCAGCCCAAGGCCGAGAGTGTTGATGTTCCTCATGAACAACAACCCCCTACTTTTGCAAAAAAAAAGCTTCTCCAATGTTTGTGTGTGCTATTGTTAAATTTGACTTCTGTAGATTGATGATTGACTGTCTACATTATTTGGGATGTCACTGCATTACATGGTTTCTAATAGTAATGTGCTTTTAGAATTTGTTTGATAAAAAATTGTAGAATTTCTATCAAATTGTTGATATTTGGTTACCTAGCTTTGTATTGAATACACTGTCTTGAATAAATAATAGATAATAACACACATTCTCTCTTCCAATGGGCTTGCATTTTTCAGTTACTGAGGTTCTTGATACTGTCTTCCTTTTGGAGGATTGCCCCCATGATTGGTTGTTTCCTCAATGTGCTGCTGTGGtgagttttttaatttttattttttttattatgcttttaattgaGGATAACTAATACATTTTCTTGCAATTAAAATATCTTTGTGCAGTTGCCAGCTTATGGCGCCGCCAGCGCCCACCCCCCCACCCCAAAAAAAATCTCTTCTGGCTGCAGTTATTTTACCTTCCCAGATCCTAACAACTTCATAATTGCTagataattttcatttttatcttcTATGAAACCTATATTTTCTGTTCTTAATGATGTGCTGGAACAATATAAAGACTTACTACTAATACATGTGTCTAGTGAAATGATATGTGGTTGATCATGATTACAATAAATGTGCAGGTTCATCATGGTGGTGCTGGAACCACGGCCACAGGACTAAAAGCTGGGGTATGCTTTTAATTAGTTTTCATTGTAATGTTTATGCTGCATGTTTGATCAAATGATTTAACTATGTCCATTTAATGCAATTTGGTTATATAGTGGGGCGGTAATTTGAGGATTTACAAGCTGTGATAGTcttctttgaattttttttttttgtctctctGTCCATTATTTATCCTACCGTATATGGTTTACGCCCCTTGTGTTCTTTGATAAAATTTCTCTTTGGTTgtccaaaaaaaataaaaataaaaataaaaataaaaatcaacttaggaTTCTGGAGAAGAATATATATGTTAGACATTAGGTAATTTAAACTATGTAATTTAATATTaactataattaaatatttttagttGCTGATTTTGTATATTGTGAAACTTTTTAATTACAGTGCCCAACGACTGTAGTGCCATTCTTTGGAGATCAGTTTTTCTGGGGTGATAAAGTACATAAACAAGGGCTGGGACCAGCACCAATACCAATAGCTGAGCTCAGTGTTGAGAACCTTTCAAATGCAATAAGGTTCATGCTCCAGCCAGAGGTAATTCTGATGTGTATGTGTGCTCCCAATTTATGGAAGAGTTGATTCCAGCGAAGGGCAATTCACTAGATTATTACTCTAGCCTTTATCATTACAGCAAATATCAACTGGTGTTTGCAGtattatgtttaaattttatTAGATATGATTTGTTTAAGTATAGTCCTTGTTAATTGATTATTCCATTAATCTTTGGAAGATTAGACTTGATCAACTatgcagcaaaaatatgattctACTCCCATGATGCTTTTCTAGCTTGTGATACCTACATTTTCGATGAAATTAGACTTCCTCCCCATTCTTATGTGGAGTTGATCGTAGCCATAAACAAATACAAGATCATTTATGATGCTATATTAAGTAGGAGTCTGAAAGATGGCTTTGTTAGAGAGCTTGTGTTTGTTGGTATTAAAAACGTGAACTAGAGAAAGATGGCTTTGTTAGAGAGCTTGTGTTTGTTGGtattgagagagagagcttgttTGTTGGTATTAAAaacgtgagagagagagagagagagagagctagaGCTTGTTTGCTGGTATTAAAAATGTGAactagaaagagagagagagagagagagagagagagagagagagagatcgttGGTATTAAAAACATGacctagagagagagagagagagagagagagagcttgtgTTTGTTGGTATTAAAaacgtgagagagagagagagagagagagagagagagagagagagagagagagagagcttgtgTTTGTTGGTATTAAaaacatgagagagagagagagagagagagagagagagagagagagagagagagagagagagagagagcttgagTTTGTTGGTATTAAAAACGtgaacgagagagagagagagtgagagagagggagagagattgTTGGTATTAAAAACGTgaactagagagagagagagagagagagagagagagagattgttgGTATTAAAAACAtgaacgagagagagagagagagagaaagagagagagagagagagtgagagagagattgTTGGTGTTAAATTAAAACCGTGAACTAGAGAGAGACATTTGTGGTGAAAGATGTGTTTGCAAACTATTCCTTGCTGTTCTGACTCCTTGGAAACTAAAACTGGTGGCATTTCCTAATATTTTTTCAAGAACAGAAATGGCAAGTTGTCCAATTTTTGGTCCTTCGTAGCCCTAGTCATTGCAATTGATTATGCTTCACAATCTTCCTTATTTGATTTAGCCCTCAGCTCTGTTCCTTTATATTGACCATCAATGTTTCGCATTACCAATTTGTGTTTGCAGCTACCATGAAATGCTTCATTTTTCCTTCAATTTTATAAGAATCCACTTGTCAGTTACTAATGGTACTTCAAATTTTCTCAGGTGAAATCTCGAGCAATAGAATTAGCAAAGTTGATAGAGAACGAAGATGGTGTAGCAGCTGCAGTTGACGCATTTCACCGGCATTTACCTCCTGAACTTCCTCTGCCTACTGTTTATTTAGATGAAGACGAACATCCTGACCCTCTGCAATGGTTCTTTATTCAACTCCAAAAGTGGTGCTGCCTTCCTTGTGGCGTGTAGGCTTCTTCGCTGTTTCTTTTACTGTTGTATAGATATGATTCACTCTCTTTCATTTTTATATCACAGGTTAgatttgtcattttttttttctatcaattCATTCATTCCATTGATGGGTCTATACACTATTGTGTGGTGTTGAATTATAGTTTGAAGTCACATGAGGGTTAGATTTTCTTGCTGCTTGTTTCACTATATTAGGCTTCTAGTTACATCTTtaatactatttttaaaaaaaatcagttaaTGGGTTATCCTATTCCTATATCTAGCCATTCGCTCTTTATGACTTCCAGTTAAAGGTCCCTGTTTCTTGCACTCTCTGGTATTAGGCAAAGATTGTTTTTATTGGAAGGATAACAGTTGCATAACCCACAAGGCAGCTTTTTCTTTTATCAGGCAGCATCATAAACTGCTAAATATCACATGATAGAAAGAAAACAAAGCTAGTGAGATGATATGTTGAAACATGTCAATTATTGAACTAGCCAAGTTCCATGATTATTATTACAGCCTCCAAGTTTATTGTCACTTTTGTAAAGCTTGATGTTTTTCCACCTTGATTCCATGTAGTTGCTTGAACCATCAGGCGCTGCATACACCCCGCACTTGAAATAATGCTCCGCCGGTCCGTCATCATTGACCACCAGTTTCTGTTGACCGTTGATGAAAACTGTTATTTCTCCTTTTCCTACTTTATGGATCACATTAACCCTTAACCACTTATTGTAGATGTCTGTGGCAACAGAGTTGGACTTGTAGGACTTCAAGTCCCCATTGTAAACCCTAAGTTGCAGAGCCGTGGCTTTCTTAACTGCGCCAAATACCTGCATTACTGTAACGCCAGAAGTCCCTTCTGGAACATGCACTTGGCCTTCGAATTGCCAAACTCCAGATGAGTAGTCATGTCCCTAAAGCAAGATCAAGGTACCTGTAGTTAGCTACTAATGATTCTTGCTATAAAGATTCTTTCCAAGATTGTCATTGCGAACAATGTCATTTAGCATTCATTAAAATAGCATTACCATTGTGCTAGAGGCACCCTTTAAACATCAGTTTTAAGAACTAcgaagagagagcttaccttgaTGCGAATTTCGGTTCGGGGCCTGGTGGGGCTGCCAACTTTGAAGGGCTTATCATTTTCATAAACCCATAAACGTCGAATTCCATTTTTGTAAGAGTAACGATCGTTCAAGGGTTTGTCATAAGGTTTCTGTATGACAAAGTTGTCCTCTGTTAATGGCACCTCAGTGAACCCATCAGTTGGATCAGCAGAGCAAAAATGTCTGTCCTTCAAGAAGCTCACAAGAAGCAAAAGGGCAAAACTGCAGCAGAAGCAGTAGGGAGAGCGTTTCATTTTCATTTCTATTCTTCTTTGCTTTACCACAACCATCCTTAGAAGCTGCAGTGGCCACATTTATATTCACTTGCCGCATGGTTCTCACTTTCAAACAAGAAAATGTTGGCAGTCTGAAAAGAGTTTTCTAAGAAAAATGAAACAGAATTTTATACTCATATGTGCcccttttctaaaatttaattagtatttagaaagttactttttcaatttttttataaaaaaattcaattttccaacttttttcaattaaaactaaataagtatttttttaaaaaattattacaataataaaaaaattaattatattatcataaaaaataaataaaacgtgtaaaaaaatttaaaataaaataagtatttaaatgtatttgataatttttttaagttatcaaaatataataatttcttaaattaaaatgttatttttcattattaataGATAAACgtgtttttatattttcttttgtttcccataaaaaataaaaataatttttttggaaataaaaaatttattttctaaaatagttaaaaaaaaaaacaagtagACTTTTGAAGAATCAAAGTGGCAATAAAACTTTTATCTCCAAATCAGTTTCTTTCAAAAAGAATAGCTTTTACTTTGAGACTAGTTAGAGAGGGGGAGCACTATCCTTGTTAGGAGTGGCTTTTATATATAGTTATTATGTTTACAAACATttccaagaaaaataaaaatatataaatatgactttttttataaattaatataataaaatattattttaaattacaatAATGAGGGGTGTGATttacattttttattattaaatacaaataatttCATTCGTTATTAGTTAtaaactaattttattttatcattctatataaatattataattatatatattattatattttttcttaatttatttttttaaaacaattattttaaacGTCCATTTTTATCAcatttaaggttttttttttttttaattatctatcatatttaaaaaattaagggGTATTGGCAATTTTACAACCAAATGAACAAAGGGAACATATTATAAGATTTATCTCCAGATCTTTTTCATTTAATTGCTTTCACTTTGTGATTGTTTACAAGGAGAGGACTAACTGTGTTAGGTATATAATACCCTTATTAGGGTTTGAACTCGAGAATTGGCAATGACTATGATTTCAATAACTAAAACTCATTGGTCATTAGTATTCAAAGTGCTATTCTTGTATACAAATGTTCAGTTTTTCATTATACACTTGTTTTATGAATTGTTTGTTCCtacagatcaaatatcaattaacaaCAAGGTGTAATAAAATTTTAGGGATAATTGCATAAAATATAGAAAACACAGAACATGTTCAACATGATAGCTGCTGCAGTAGAAAGATGAAAGATTTTTTACACTAATCTTCTGTTATCATCTTTTATAAAGTTTAATTTCTCTCCATCTTGATTCCATGTAGTTGCTTTATAAAAGATGAATATAATTGGTTCCAGTGCAGACAATTGCATTTTTGTTTTGAGGCTGTCAAGGATCCTACTATGTCTGCATTGATCTGATTCTGACATTGGCAGCATTATTCAGGAAATTTGCAGTGT
This is a stretch of genomic DNA from Hevea brasiliensis isolate MT/VB/25A 57/8 chromosome 12, ASM3005281v1, whole genome shotgun sequence. It encodes these proteins:
- the LOC110659570 gene encoding citrate-binding protein: MWPLQLLRMVVVKQRRIEMKMKRSPYCFCCSFALLLLVSFLKDRHFCSADPTDGFTEVPLTEDNFVIQKPYDKPLNDRYSYKNGIRRLWVYENDKPFKVGSPTRPRTEIRIKGHDYSSGVWQFEGQVHVPEGTSGVTVMQVFGAVKKATALQLRVYNGDLKSYKSNSVATDIYNKWLRVNVIHKVGKGEITVFINGQQKLVVNDDGPAEHYFKCGVYAAPDGSSNYMESRWKNIKLYKSDNKLGGCNNNHGTWLVQ